A DNA window from Anoplolepis gracilipes chromosome 13, ASM4749672v1, whole genome shotgun sequence contains the following coding sequences:
- the LOC140672503 gene encoding cyclin-dependent kinase 2-interacting protein-like encodes MNVERNTNLTTTTKRETFLPIKLPLHKSFQGKNLTGTERFAYNLATDIYTNIQQWNSFHLQGLTYLKSIIQVKRDKNYSMVLQDLCDKLENVCDNLDGIIINLEQIKNQLTAITVLQETTNKLFITWPMSKFGEIAETIYEMYRKEAKLKRNLFENIAHNHTESWKMFNLAVWVHQPLLFESSTILLNSLLIETGHR; translated from the exons atgaatGTAGAACGGAATACTAACCTCACTACAACAACAAAAAGGGAAACGTTTCTTCCTATCA aatTACCTTTACATAAATCGTTTCaaggaaaaaatttgacaGGAACTGAAcgttttgcatataatttagctacagatatttatacaaatatacaacaaTGGAACAGTTTTCATCTTCAAGGACTCACCTATTTAAAAAGCATAATACAAGTAAAGCgtgacaaaaattattctatggTTTTGCAAGATTTATGCGACAAGTTAGAAAATGTTTGTGATAATCTG GATGGCATAATTATAAACTTGgagcaaattaaaaatcagtTGACAGCCATAACAGTCTTGCAGGAAactacaaataaattgtttataacgTGGCCAATGAGCAAGTTtg gtGAGATAGCAGAAACTATATATGAGATGTATCGTAAGGAAGCTAAACTGAAAcgcaatttatttgaaaatattgctCACAATCATACAGAATCTTGGAAAATGTTTAATCTAGCAGTATGGGTACATCAacctttattatttgaaagttCAACGATATTATTGAACTCGTTGCTAATTGAAACTGGTCATCGATGA
- the L(2)gd1 gene encoding coiled-coil and C2 domain-containing protein 1-like isoform X1 — protein MFGKKKEPRRPRPVGDLEQFGIFQVPDINMGNIDDNMMEDDDNDEDFEAELAALAAGNDTGYKSRRNITPKAVTNVNLDEMVAESMKDINSDEEASEGNDDPALLKELQMLAGNEIVTEETAMPEITEEEQTEPNECKSTMEENNSMHEMIKVLQERLTIYEIAEQKARKENESSRAKRYSRGIKTLKEMLVSAQSGRNINEADIPPLLPPSATTESTNKNAVKEISSPTEVNESSATSDAVLNDDLSEPAADHEEITVDQEVLNKLKDQQQKYKTAAVAWKRTGNKEQALEYVKTVKQFDIVIAAVAAGEKLDLSDMPPTPTLPSPASATPPAKEESEVQQQASTDAGDSQAKLGPENIKGALKERLEVYRRTKVAAEAEGNTSKARRYGRICKQFEDAIKSYTNRKPVSLDELPVPPGFPPLVSNSQNNDTTAQPVVQPKSSEDNAVTKPVSPKAPVPPPRTGQKPSHKITSRAEKQMIQLQLRQRELKQAALNAKQAGDMDLARDYLKQAKGIQPLIEASKAGLPVDMSSIPLSPLEKVELNICQKDENFILVSAEDFLEGSNGTDDQIYENLETQLIKQIKWCLSTRDHSKALGDVPAYNRWERLALGYTRDLDMLRVRKRDLLPPPQHHYEMKTYQIVQSSTDLNDSDIEISIIRGINYPREADTYVMFEFPFPSDNHPGDRTLTIKDSANPEYQGVFPLNGIINRTSRQCQRAFKRHALKCEVWTKGCSLNPILCCSHPRGFFRSDSLLGTVMVKLQPLESQCTLHDSFPLMDGRKATGGKLELKIRLRNPILFKQIENITDKWLTIDQ, from the exons ATGTTTGGCAAGAAAAAAGAGCCGAGACGACCCAGACCAGTTGGTGACTTAGAACAG tttggCATCTTTCAAGTACCTGATATAAATATGGGCAATATTGATGATAATATGATGGAAGATGATGACAACGATGAAGACTTTGAGGCTGAATTAGCTGCTTTGGCAGCTGGTAATGATACAGGCTACAAAAGTAGGCGAAATA ttACACCCAAAGCTGTTACCAATGTAAATTTGGATGAAATGGTAGCTGAGTCCATGAAGGATATAAATTCTGATGAAGAGGCATCTGAAGGAAACGATGATCCTGCATTATTG AAAGAGTTGCAGATGCTAGCAGGTAATGAAATTGTGACAGAAGAGACAGCAATGCCAGAAATAACGGAGGAAGAGCAAACGGAACCTAATGAATGCAAGTCTACTATGGAGGAAAATAATTCTATGCACGAAATGATCAAAGTATTGCAAGAAAGACTAACGATTTATGAAATAGCCGAACAAAAggcaagaaaagaaaatgaatctAGCAGGGCTAAAAGATATAGCAGAGGTATAAAAACACTCAAGGAAATGTTGGTTTCTGCACAGTCAGGCAGAAACATAAATGAAGCTGATATTCCTCCACTCTTGCCTCCTTCCGCTACTACAGaatctacaaataaaaatgcag taaaagaaatatcgtCACCGACTGAAGTCAATGAATCATCTGCTACATCAGATGCAGTTTTAAATGACGATCTTTCCGAACCAGCAGCAGATCATGAGGAAATCACAGTTGATCAAGaagttttgaataaattaaaagaccAACAGCAAAAATATAAGACTGCCGCAGTTGCCTGGAAGAGAACGGGTAATAAAGAGCAAGCACTAGAGTATGTAAAAACTGTAAAACAATTCGATATAGTTATTGCTGCGGTCGCTGCGGGTGAGAAACTCGATTTATCAGATATGCCACCCACTCCAACTCTACCTTCTCCAGCAAGTGCTACACCACCAGCAAAAGAAGAAAGCGAAGTTCAGCAGCAAGCTTCTACAGATGCAG GCGACTCACAAGCAAAGCTCGGTCCTGAGAACATCAAAGGTGCTCTTAAGGAACGTTTGGAAGTATACAGGAGAACAAAAGTAGCTGCCGAAGCTGAAGGCAATACTTCTAAGGCGCGCAGATACGGTAGAATTTGCAAACAGTTTGAAGACGCCATTAAGTCGTACACAAATAGAAAACCAGTATCTCTAGATGAACTTCCTGTTCCGCCTGGTTTTCCACCATTGGTGTCTAATTCGCAAAATAATGATACTACTGCACAACCTGTAGTTCAGCCTAAATCATCTGAAGATAATGCTGTAACAAAACCTGTGTCACCAAAAGCACCTGTTCCTCCTCCTAGAACag gacAAAAACCAAGTCACAAGATTACATCGCGTGCAGAGAAGCAAATGATACAATTACAGTTGCGGCAGCGTGAATTGAAGCAAGCTGCTTTAAATGCAAAACAAGCTGGGGATATGGATTTGGCACGTGATTATTTGAAGCAAGCTAAAGGGATACAACCTTTAATTGAAGCCAGCAAAGCTGGATTGCCTGTTGACATGAGTTCGATCCCGTTATCACCTCTTGAGAAAGTAGAACTCAATATATGTCAGAAGgatgagaattttatattggTGTCCGCCGAAGATTTTTTAGAAGGCTCGAATGGGACAGATGATCAAATTTACGAAAACCTTGAAACTcagttaattaaacaaattaag tgGTGTTTATCTACACGAGATCACTCAAAAGCGTTGGGGGATGTTCCTGCATATAATAGGTGGGAACGGCTTGCACTTGGTTACACGCGAGATTTAGATATGCTGAGAGTTCGAAAACGCGATTTACTACCACCACCGCAACATCATTATGAAATGAAAACCTATCAAATAGTACA gAGTTCCACTGATTTAAACGACAGCGATATcgaaatttctataattaggGGAATCAATTATCCTCGAGAGGCAGATACGTATGTTATGTTTGAATTTCCATTTCCATCGGATAATCATCCCGGAGATAGAACATTAACAATCAAAGATTCTGCCAATCCTGAATATCAGGGTGTATTTCCATTGAATGGGATTATAAATCGCACTTCCAGACAATGCCAAAGAGCTTTCAAACGACATGCTTTAAAGTGTGAAGTTTGGACAAAAGG ATGCTCACTGAATCCCATTTTATGCTGCTCTCATCCCAG AGGTTTCTTCAGAAGTGACAGTCTACTTGGTACAGTGATGGTTAAGTTACAACCTCTTG
- the L(2)gd1 gene encoding coiled-coil and C2 domain-containing protein 1-like isoform X2, which translates to MFGKKKEPRRPRPVGDLEQFGIFQVPDINMGNIDDNMMEDDDNDEDFEAELAALAAGNDTGYKSRRNITPKAVTNVNLDEMVAESMKDINSDEEASEGNDDPALLKELQMLAGNEIVTEETAMPEITEEEQTEPNECKSTMEENNSMHEMIKVLQERLTIYEIAEQKARKENESSRAKRYSRGIKTLKEMLVSAQSGRNINEADIPPLLPPSATTESTNKNAVKEISSPTEVNESSATSDAVLNDDLSEPAADHEEITVDQEVLNKLKDQQQKYKTAAVAWKRTGNKEQALEYVKTVKQFDIVIAAVAAGEKLDLSDMPPTPTLPSPASATPPAKEESEVQQQASTDAGDSQAKLGPENIKGALKERLEVYRRTKVAAEAEGNTSKARRYGRICKQFEDAIKSYTNRKPVSLDELPVPPGFPPLVSNSQNNDTTAQPVVQPKSSEDNAVTKPVSPKAPVPPPRTGQKPSHKITSRAEKQMIQLQLRQRELKQAALNAKQAGDMDLARDYLKQAKGIQPLIEASKAGLPVDMSSIPLSPLEKVELNICQKDENFILVSAEDFLEGSNGTDDQIYENLETQLIKQIKWCLSTRDHSKALGDVPAYNRWERLALGYTRDLDMLRVRKRDLLPPPQHHYEMKTYQIVQSSTDLNDSDIEISIIRGINYPREADTYVMFEFPFPSDNHPGDRTLTIKDSANPEYQGVFPLNGIINRTSRQCQRAFKRHALKCEVWTKGGFFRSDSLLGTVMVKLQPLESQCTLHDSFPLMDGRKATGGKLELKIRLRNPILFKQIENITDKWLTIDQ; encoded by the exons ATGTTTGGCAAGAAAAAAGAGCCGAGACGACCCAGACCAGTTGGTGACTTAGAACAG tttggCATCTTTCAAGTACCTGATATAAATATGGGCAATATTGATGATAATATGATGGAAGATGATGACAACGATGAAGACTTTGAGGCTGAATTAGCTGCTTTGGCAGCTGGTAATGATACAGGCTACAAAAGTAGGCGAAATA ttACACCCAAAGCTGTTACCAATGTAAATTTGGATGAAATGGTAGCTGAGTCCATGAAGGATATAAATTCTGATGAAGAGGCATCTGAAGGAAACGATGATCCTGCATTATTG AAAGAGTTGCAGATGCTAGCAGGTAATGAAATTGTGACAGAAGAGACAGCAATGCCAGAAATAACGGAGGAAGAGCAAACGGAACCTAATGAATGCAAGTCTACTATGGAGGAAAATAATTCTATGCACGAAATGATCAAAGTATTGCAAGAAAGACTAACGATTTATGAAATAGCCGAACAAAAggcaagaaaagaaaatgaatctAGCAGGGCTAAAAGATATAGCAGAGGTATAAAAACACTCAAGGAAATGTTGGTTTCTGCACAGTCAGGCAGAAACATAAATGAAGCTGATATTCCTCCACTCTTGCCTCCTTCCGCTACTACAGaatctacaaataaaaatgcag taaaagaaatatcgtCACCGACTGAAGTCAATGAATCATCTGCTACATCAGATGCAGTTTTAAATGACGATCTTTCCGAACCAGCAGCAGATCATGAGGAAATCACAGTTGATCAAGaagttttgaataaattaaaagaccAACAGCAAAAATATAAGACTGCCGCAGTTGCCTGGAAGAGAACGGGTAATAAAGAGCAAGCACTAGAGTATGTAAAAACTGTAAAACAATTCGATATAGTTATTGCTGCGGTCGCTGCGGGTGAGAAACTCGATTTATCAGATATGCCACCCACTCCAACTCTACCTTCTCCAGCAAGTGCTACACCACCAGCAAAAGAAGAAAGCGAAGTTCAGCAGCAAGCTTCTACAGATGCAG GCGACTCACAAGCAAAGCTCGGTCCTGAGAACATCAAAGGTGCTCTTAAGGAACGTTTGGAAGTATACAGGAGAACAAAAGTAGCTGCCGAAGCTGAAGGCAATACTTCTAAGGCGCGCAGATACGGTAGAATTTGCAAACAGTTTGAAGACGCCATTAAGTCGTACACAAATAGAAAACCAGTATCTCTAGATGAACTTCCTGTTCCGCCTGGTTTTCCACCATTGGTGTCTAATTCGCAAAATAATGATACTACTGCACAACCTGTAGTTCAGCCTAAATCATCTGAAGATAATGCTGTAACAAAACCTGTGTCACCAAAAGCACCTGTTCCTCCTCCTAGAACag gacAAAAACCAAGTCACAAGATTACATCGCGTGCAGAGAAGCAAATGATACAATTACAGTTGCGGCAGCGTGAATTGAAGCAAGCTGCTTTAAATGCAAAACAAGCTGGGGATATGGATTTGGCACGTGATTATTTGAAGCAAGCTAAAGGGATACAACCTTTAATTGAAGCCAGCAAAGCTGGATTGCCTGTTGACATGAGTTCGATCCCGTTATCACCTCTTGAGAAAGTAGAACTCAATATATGTCAGAAGgatgagaattttatattggTGTCCGCCGAAGATTTTTTAGAAGGCTCGAATGGGACAGATGATCAAATTTACGAAAACCTTGAAACTcagttaattaaacaaattaag tgGTGTTTATCTACACGAGATCACTCAAAAGCGTTGGGGGATGTTCCTGCATATAATAGGTGGGAACGGCTTGCACTTGGTTACACGCGAGATTTAGATATGCTGAGAGTTCGAAAACGCGATTTACTACCACCACCGCAACATCATTATGAAATGAAAACCTATCAAATAGTACA gAGTTCCACTGATTTAAACGACAGCGATATcgaaatttctataattaggGGAATCAATTATCCTCGAGAGGCAGATACGTATGTTATGTTTGAATTTCCATTTCCATCGGATAATCATCCCGGAGATAGAACATTAACAATCAAAGATTCTGCCAATCCTGAATATCAGGGTGTATTTCCATTGAATGGGATTATAAATCGCACTTCCAGACAATGCCAAAGAGCTTTCAAACGACATGCTTTAAAGTGTGAAGTTTGGACAAAAGG AGGTTTCTTCAGAAGTGACAGTCTACTTGGTACAGTGATGGTTAAGTTACAACCTCTTG